TGTCGCCGGACGCAGGCGGCTACATCGACGTCGCAGATTCACCCAGTCTGCAGCTCCAGCAGATTTCGATCGCTGCGTGGGTGCGGCCCGACGGTCCGGGCCCGAACCTCGACGGCAGCATCATCGTGGTCAAGAACTCGAACGCCAACGACGTTTCCGTCGGGATGGGCTGGAATCCGCAGACCAACGGTCTGGGGTTCGTCGTTGGAACCACCGGCGCGGGAGCAGACAACGTCTTCCCGCCGGGTTCCTTCTACCATGTGGTCGGCACGTACGACGGGGCGAACGTGCGCTTTTACCGCAACGGCGAGCTCCAGGCGTCGACCCCGCTGGTCACGACGATTTCCTACAACAGCTCGGTGCCGTGGGTGATCGGTGCGAACAACCCCGAGGCGCGCGGAATCGGCTTTCCGCGCACGTTCAACGGCGTGATCGACGAGGTCGAAATCTTCGATCGCGCGTTGTCGGGGTGCGAGGTGGCCGCCATGTATGCCGCGGACAGTCGTGGAACGTGCACCTGCGGTAACGGCATCGTCGAGTCCGGCGAAGACTGCGAAGACGGCAATACGAACGATGGCGACGGCTGCGACAACAACTGCACGTTTACCGGATGCGGCAACGGCGTGACCACCAGCGGTGAACAGTGCGACGACGCCAACACGTCGAACGGCGACTGCTGCTCGGGGGCGTGTCAGTTCGAAACGCTCGGCGCGGCGTGTGCCGACGAGGGCAATGCCTGTACGATCGATGCATGCAACGCCACCGGCACGTGCGTTCATACAGCCGGAAATACCGGCGCCGTATGCCGGCCTGTGAACGGCAGCTGCGACGTCGCGGAATCCTGCAACGGCAGCGCAACGTGCCCCGCCGACGGCTTCGCCGACGCGAGCGTCGTTTGCCGCACGGCCTCGGGCGGCTGCGACCTGGAGGACCACTGTTCCGGCTCGAGCGCCGTCTGCGCCGACGCCAAGAGCACGGCGCCGTGCCGCAATGCCGTCGGCGACTGCGACGCGGCGGAAAGCTGCGACGGCGTGGGCAACGATTGCCCGGCTGACCAGCTGCAGCCGACGACACAGGTCTGCCGGGCTTCGGTCGGGGCCTGCGACGCGCCCGACTACTGCACGGGGACGGACCTGGATTGCCCCGCCGACGCAAAGAGCAATTCCGTGTGCCGCCCGCCCGCCGGGATGTGCGATCTCGCAGAAACCTGCGATGGCGTGTCGGACACGTGCCCGGCGGACGGTTTTGTGTCGAACGGCACGAGCTGCAACGACGGGAACCTGTGCACGAGCGGCGACCAGTGCAGCGGCGGATCGTGCGCCGGCTCGTCGGTGCCCGACGGCACGTCGTGCACTGACGACAATACCTGTACGACAGCCGACCAGTGCAGCAGTGGCGTATGCGGCGGAGCATCGCGACCCAACGGCGCACCTTGCGACGACGGCAATACGTGCACGACCTTCGATTTCTGCCTCGTGGGATTCTGCGTCTCGAACTCGCCGCTGGACGGTCCGTCGTGCAACGACGGCAACAGCTGTACGACCGGCGATCATTGCGTCAACGGTTCCTGCGACGCCGCTGCGTTGCGGCCCGACGGCACGTCGTGCGTCTCGGCGAACGACTGCGTCAGCGGCGGGCAGTGTGCCGCTGGAATCTGCGACAGTACCCCGCGCCCGAACGGCACGCCGTGCAACGATCACAACTTCTGCACGAGCCCGGATCAATGTCTTGGAGGGAGCTGCAATGGTGCACCCGTTGGCAACGGTACCGGGTGCGACGATACGAACTCCTGCACGAACGGTGACCAGTGCACCTATGGCTTCTGCAACGGCGTGACGCAGGCCGACGACACCGTTTGCGACGACGGGAATTCGTGCACGGCGAACGACATCTGCGCTGCCGGGCTCTGTTTCGGTACCGGTGTGGAGAACGGAAGAATCTGCAGCGACGGCGAAGCCTGCACGACCGGCGACCAGTGCCTGTTCGGAGTCTGCCGCGGTGACGCGCAAAGCGACGGTGCGCCGTGCAACGACGGCACGGTCTGCACAGGCTCCGATCAGTGTATCGGCGGCACCTGCACGGGCAGCCCGGCCAACGACGGCGCCGCCTGCTCGCAGGATTGTACGACCGGCACGTGCGATGCCGGAGCCTGCGAAGGAGGAGCAAGCACCGACGGTACGTTGTGCAGCGACGGAGCAGTCTGCACGAGGAACGACGCATGCATGAACGGCGTCTGCACTGGTGAGCCGGGCTGTGTCGACCCGTACCTTTGCTACAAGACGAAGGTCACACAGTACTCGAACCTGCCGTCGGTCTCATTGGTGGATCAGTTCGAGTCCACGCAGGCGACCGTGAGCAAGCCGAAAGACCTGTGCCTGCCGGCAGACGCCGACAGCGATGGCGTCGTTGATCCCGTAACGCATCAGCAGTCCTATCCGATCAAGCAGGCGCTCGATCATACACCCCAGCTCGACATCACCGTGACGGACACGTTCGGAACGCTCGAGCTCGATACCGTCAGGCCGGCACGGCTTTTCGTTCCGACGAACAAGCAGCTCGGGAGTGCGCCGAGCGGGCCGCCGGAGATCGGTACGGCCGATCACTTCAAGTGCTACAGCGTCAAGATCACGAAAGACACCATGAAATTTCCCAAAGGAACGCAGGTCACCGTCACAGACCAGTTCCAGACGACCATGCGCGTCTATGACGTGAAGAAGCCCAGGCTGCTGTGCAATCCGGTGGACAAGAACGGGGAAGGTATCCAGCATTCGCTGGATCGTCTCGTCTGTTATCAGGTCAAGCCGGCCGCAGACGAGCCGAAGCATGTGCCGCTCGTCGGTCAGATATTCCTCGAGAACCAGTTCGGGGTCGGTCGCGTCGACACCGTCAAGGAGGACGTGCTCTGCGTGCCCGCGACGCAGATGCCTTGAGGGCCGTGCAGGTGGCCGGTTGGACCGGCTTTATCGCTATGGTGTCTCGGCGCTGAAGCGCTCGCCGTCGTTGCGATCTGCCGAACTAAACTCGCTCGTAAGGCAAAGACCGTTGCTGGCGACGAGCTGCACGACGACGCTCGGCGACATCGCAAAATAGCTGGACGGCGATACCGGCGTCGGCATCGAGAAGCTCTCGCCGCCGGCAATCAACTTGACAGCCGCCGATCCGTCGCTCTTCAGCTTGATCTGCAGCGACCGCAGGCCGCTCGGCGGTGCGTCGCCGCCGCGGAAGATCCAGCCCCTCGGGTCGCGCGAGATCCAGCGCAGCGCAGAGCCGGACACGCTGTGCACCTCGGCCGATGCCGCACCCGACGCGTAGTCCCACACGCAGAAGTCGTACGTCGTGTCGTCGTGGGGATTGCCGAGGTCGGACTGCACGACGGGACCGGCCGACGACCAGCGCCAGGTGACACGATCCTTTGTGGCGATCGCGGAGTCTCTCACTTGCAGGCTGCTGGCGTCGCCGACGATGCACTCCTCTGCAGGCCGGGGCTCGAGTAGGTGAACGCACTGGGCGGAATCGTTGCAGACGTCGCGGCTGCACGGATTGGTGTCTGCGGTACACGCCGAATCGGCGGCGGCAGCTTCGCACGCAGCCGAGCAGCAGTCGCCGTTCCAGAAGTTGGAGTCATCGCAATCTTCCGCCGGGTCGACGGTGCCGTTGCCGCACGGGCCCAGCCAGATCACCGGTTGCGAAAGGAGCACAGGTGTATCGTCCGGGTCATCGGGCCCGATCTCGTCCAGATACGCGCCGACGGTATGCCCCGCGTTGTTGATGTCGTCGGCGATGCTGGCGAATCCGTCCTCGTGAACGACGAGCGTGCCGGCGCTCCACGTGAACGCGCGTTCGACCGGCGTTCCCGCCTCCAGCCGACGAATCAATCCCGCGACCTCGCCGTTGTCGTTGACCGCGCCTACGAAGCTTTCGGTGGATGAGACCGATGCCGCGAGATCCGTCATCACGCCGGCGCTCCACACGAACGCGTGCATGACGCCGCCTGCGATCTCGGCCCTCCCGATCACGGTGTTCGACTCGTTCACGCCGCGGGCTTCACTGCTGTTTCCGCCGAGCGTGCCGAGGTCCTGCATCGTTCCGCCGGAGTAGAGGAACGCACGGGTGACTGCGTCACCTGCGATCTTGCTGGTGCCCACGATGGCGCCCGCTTCGTTCAAGGCTCTGGCCTCGGAGAACGAGCCTCCGAGCGTGCCGAGATCCGTCATCGTCCCGGCGCTCCAGGAGAAAGCATGGGTCTGAGTATCACCAGCAAGGTCCGCGCTGCCGACGACCTCGCCGGATTCGCTCACGTCGTATGCGACGCTGCCCGTGCCTCCGAGCGTTCCGAGATCGATCATCGTGCCGCCACGATAGAGGAAGGCGTGCTCGACGGTGTCGCCGGCCAGCCATGACGAGCCGACGACGTCGCCCGCGCTGTTGACGGCGTACGGGAAGCTCCTGCTTCCGCCGAGCGTGCCGAGGTCGGTCATGACACCGTGCTGGTAAAGAAATGCGTGGTACGCGTTGTTGCCCGGGAGGTCGGAAAAGCCCGCCACCAGACCGTTTTCGCTTACTGCAATCGCCGAGCTTTCGTTCCCGCCCAGGGTTCCGAGATCGATCGCGTTACGGTCGCCATCGGCCAGGAACGCGTGGCGGTAAGAACCAAGGAGGTCGCCGACGATCTGGTTCGCATCGTTGATCGCGTAGGCCCAGCCTCCCGCGTACTCGCCGGTCGACAGGCGGTACGTGGTGGCGCCCGAAGGCAACGGCGCTGCGATGGCCGCGACAAGGCTGGCGGCGGCGAAAGCCTGGACGAGTTTCATGGTTTTCCTCTTTTTTGGGTCGCGACTGTCTGGCAACCGCGGCGCACGATACCGGGGGGTCGACGCATCAAGCAATGGGCTAAAAAGGTCGCTTCTTCGCGAAAGCGTCTGCCGTTCGACCCGGCGCGCGTCCCAACCGAATTCTCACGGGAAACCTACGCCGGCCTGACATGGAAAACCTAGTGTCGGCTCGTGGACGTGTCCTGTCGTCGGCGAATTGCCGCGCGCGGGATCCGAATCACTGCCGGAGCGACCAGCTTCACCAATCTCCTGACCGGCAATCTCACGTCGACGATCTCTGTTGATTGTCCTCGGCCGCGTGGGAGCATTCGCCGCCCTTTGTCGCCTGTAGCGGCACATGCCGCACCACGCGCGGCCGGTCCATGGAAGGGGCATCTCGCTGGCACGCGTGTGTACTTTCCTGCTGCCGCCGAAGACGCAGGAGCGTGCCTGTCGGACAAAGGTCGCAAGCATCGACGTCGAACACCGCTGTGATCGCGTAAAAAATCGCTCAAACTCACACGCCATCGCGTCGGAAAATGCACGATCGCGGATGACGTCATGAAAGCGGCGTGCCAATTCTTCGCGTAAGGAGGCACGTCATGCCAGAAAAACGCACCATCGAGAGAGCACGCAAAGACAAACGCGAAGGCAAGGCGCCGTCGACCCAGGCTGGCGAGTTCGTCCGCGAGGAAATGGATCACATCCGCAGCGGCAAGCACGGAGCGCGATCGACCAAGCAGGCGATCGCGATCGGGCTGTCCAAAGCGCGCAAGGCCGGCGTTGAGCTCCCAGAGCCGAAAGCCGCGAGGAGCAAGACCACCAAGGCCAGCACTCAAAAGAGTGCGAAATCGTCGCAGCGGCGGGCAAGCACGCGTCAGACGTCGAAGAGCGCTTCGCAAAAGCGCAGCATGGGCAAGACCACGAGCTCGCGCCGCTCGAAAGCGACGAGCGAGGCACTCGAGCGCGAGCCGCGTCGCGCGGCTTCGGCTGCGGCGCTCGGCCGCCAGGCGAAGCAGGCGGCGCGCAAGCGCACCAAGACCGAGCGCAGCCAGAGCGCGCAGAAGGCCGCGCGGACCAGGGCGCGCAATCGCAGCGGCGGCGGCTCGAAGTCGGGCTCGTCGAAGAAATAGATCGCTGGCTGATCACGTAGAAGCGGCGGCGGCACTGGAACACTGGTGCCGCCCCCGCCAGTCGCGCCCGGTAACGACATCGGCGGGCTCCGAATGCCGGAGCCGTCGCGTACGTGACGAAGAAAAGCCGCCGCAACTTTCGTTGCGGCGGCTTTTTTCTGTGGCTGCTCCCGCACCGTTTGCGCGGTGCGGGAGCGGCCGGTTGCAGGACGTCTTACGGATTGATCACGCAGGCCGCTCCACCGCAGGAGTCGACGATGGCGCCACCCGTCTTCAGGAAGTCCGACTTCATCTGGCGATTCTCCGGAGTCTTGCGCGGGCACGAGTGCGGATCACCGCTCGAGCTCGACTGCGCGCACAGCGCCAGGTCGTTCCATTCGGGGTCGGTATTGATGATCGGGCCCGGCGGGACGTTCGCATGCGGCGGCTGCGGATTGCCCGCATCCCAGACGACCATGGCCGAGCCGTCGAACGGATCGGAGGGGATCGCGGGAATGCCGTAGTACGGCGTCACCTCGTCGACGACCTTGCCTGGATCGAGAACCGGCGTGTGGATGTACATGCCGTTCGAGCGGGCAGCCACTTCGACAGTGACCGGTGCAACCTGGTGATCGCCGAATGCAACGCTGTAGAGCGCCTTCTTCGCCGGCGTGTTCTCGTACGGATCCGACAGCACATGGTTGATGTGCCCGTTCGGATCGGTGCGATCCCAGATCAGCTGCGCGAGCGACAGGATCAGCATGCGGTCGGTCGACGTCGTGTACGATGCCGAGAACAGCACGTAGAACGGGTCCTCGAAGTCGACGCTTCGATTGAGCAGCGTGCTGTAGTTGATGCCCGGCACGCCTAGCGAGAATCGCGTGATGTCCTGCTCGAACGCCGCCAGCACGCCTCCGAGGATGCCGCCCTGGCTGTTGCCGTCGTAGAAGATCTCGCTGGTGTCGATCACGGGCTGATTGCTCAGGTCCCGGAACGCCGGATCGCTGGAGAAGCCGTTCGCATGCTTCACGAGCCGCGCAAGGAACATCTGGTTCAGGATGCCCTGGTGCTGGACGTCGATGAACGTCGGGAAATAGCTGAAGTCGTTGACGACCGCAGCGGCGAAGACGTAGTCGTCCTCGGAGAACCCTGTCCAGAACGTCGCGCAGAACGCGAAGTTGTGCTCGGTCGCCATGTCGCGGACGTTGCCGGCTTCGACTTCGTCGTAGTGGCCGAGCAGTCCGTGCCCGTACAGCGAGATGCGCGCAGGTGTTCCTGCGGTAGCAGACGTCGGGATCAGGCACTCGTAGTGCGCCGTGTAGAAATCGCCGCTGTTGAACGGAACGTGATTCGCATCGGTGCGCATCGTCGCTCCCGCGTACGTCCCGGCCGTTCCGTCGTTATTCAGGTACACAGGCACCTGGTAGGTTCCCGTGATCTTCTTGGCGATGCCCGTGAACGGGTCGGCCGTCACGTTGTCGACCGTGAAGCTTGGCGCACTCGACCCGAGGATCGTGAACGCATCGTCACGCATCTCGAGCAGGCGTCCGGCCACGCTGTCGGTGCTCTGCGTG
The sequence above is drawn from the Candidatus Limnocylindrales bacterium genome and encodes:
- a CDS encoding LamG-like jellyroll fold domain-containing protein, with product MPLAAEAATLVGWWPFEGTNADDVTGNFASTTLFGAAVANGRLSVSASLDTYARSGTYSGPTLTEKTLVTWVYLDSLADRGGSALTIEKQTDNVFDAVVYAERESFKWMSGSNVFARTEDPPQQGTAEGSSSSTVIKMAIVYKADNSITIYRNDVLYSAYTKGALQTYPGGSDTNVMFGRRHGTADPGNRALTGRIEEARVYDGALTASEIAALTPIDCDDGDPCTLDDYDSLASSCTHDAPSCTCSSGTCAPVPPNMVSWYPMEGSVADRLGTNNPSASANVSFVAGKVGQAVSPDAGGYIDVADSPSLQLQQISIAAWVRPDGPGPNLDGSIIVVKNSNANDVSVGMGWNPQTNGLGFVVGTTGAGADNVFPPGSFYHVVGTYDGANVRFYRNGELQASTPLVTTISYNSSVPWVIGANNPEARGIGFPRTFNGVIDEVEIFDRALSGCEVAAMYAADSRGTCTCGNGIVESGEDCEDGNTNDGDGCDNNCTFTGCGNGVTTSGEQCDDANTSNGDCCSGACQFETLGAACADEGNACTIDACNATGTCVHTAGNTGAVCRPVNGSCDVAESCNGSATCPADGFADASVVCRTASGGCDLEDHCSGSSAVCADAKSTAPCRNAVGDCDAAESCDGVGNDCPADQLQPTTQVCRASVGACDAPDYCTGTDLDCPADAKSNSVCRPPAGMCDLAETCDGVSDTCPADGFVSNGTSCNDGNLCTSGDQCSGGSCAGSSVPDGTSCTDDNTCTTADQCSSGVCGGASRPNGAPCDDGNTCTTFDFCLVGFCVSNSPLDGPSCNDGNSCTTGDHCVNGSCDAAALRPDGTSCVSANDCVSGGQCAAGICDSTPRPNGTPCNDHNFCTSPDQCLGGSCNGAPVGNGTGCDDTNSCTNGDQCTYGFCNGVTQADDTVCDDGNSCTANDICAAGLCFGTGVENGRICSDGEACTTGDQCLFGVCRGDAQSDGAPCNDGTVCTGSDQCIGGTCTGSPANDGAACSQDCTTGTCDAGACEGGASTDGTLCSDGAVCTRNDACMNGVCTGEPGCVDPYLCYKTKVTQYSNLPSVSLVDQFESTQATVSKPKDLCLPADADSDGVVDPVTHQQSYPIKQALDHTPQLDITVTDTFGTLELDTVRPARLFVPTNKQLGSAPSGPPEIGTADHFKCYSVKITKDTMKFPKGTQVTVTDQFQTTMRVYDVKKPRLLCNPVDKNGEGIQHSLDRLVCYQVKPAADEPKHVPLVGQIFLENQFGVGRVDTVKEDVLCVPATQMP
- a CDS encoding DUF6496 domain-containing protein, coding for MPEKRTIERARKDKREGKAPSTQAGEFVREEMDHIRSGKHGARSTKQAIAIGLSKARKAGVELPEPKAARSKTTKASTQKSAKSSQRRASTRQTSKSASQKRSMGKTTSSRRSKATSEALEREPRRAASAAALGRQAKQAARKRTKTERSQSAQKAARTRARNRSGGGSKSGSSKK